A part of Deinococcus aquaedulcis genomic DNA contains:
- a CDS encoding DUF5615 family PIN-like protein: MHDRAGLLAGRPVAAVSRPLAQFGAAAYSVGYPGYRDAEDEVIFQAARMAGAVVVSKDADFLERVRRLGTPPQLLYVTCGNTSKARLMTVFERHFAQAHALLEAGEPVVELADASS, translated from the coding sequence GCTGGACGCCCAGTTGCCGCCGTCTCTCGCCCCCTGGCTCAATTCGGCGCTGCTGCCTACAGCGTGGGTTATCCGGGGTACAGAGATGCGGAAGACGAGGTGATTTTTCAGGCGGCGCGGATGGCAGGTGCGGTGGTGGTGTCCAAAGACGCGGATTTTCTGGAAAGGGTCCGGCGTCTGGGCACGCCTCCGCAATTGCTGTACGTCACCTGCGGCAATACCAGCAAGGCGCGCCTGATGACGGTGTTTGAACGTCACTTTGCACAGGCCCACGCGCTGCTTGAAGCGGGCGAACCCGTCGTAGAACTTGCAGACGCTTCATCCTGA
- a CDS encoding MFS transporter: MLHSSRALRVYLVTEAVMAAAFALAYTLQGLYFVQTVGLTPFQLLLVGAALELSAFLLEVPTGVLADAFSRKWSVVLGCAALGIAMLLVGSFPVFGVILAAQVVSALGYTCLSGAQEAWLADELGEDRLGGALLLGGQYARVAGVGGILGAAGLAALGGPALCIVVGGGTLLALAAFLALRMPEQGFTRAAPGERSTWASLTAPLVQGVREVRGRPVLTLLIAAAALYGASTEALDRLNEFLLLRETGLPGGLSPEGWFIALALTGSLLGWAVLEPLRRRLDLGQPRQVARTLRVVLGLSVAALLAFALAPSFGWAAGALLLHGVLRGLYSPLYSAWLNQGLPSGSRATINSFASQADALGQVSCGPLFGLAGNLWGVRAALALAALVRLPTLALLSRAGKGELR, encoded by the coding sequence ATGCTCCATTCCTCCCGCGCGTTGCGGGTCTATCTGGTCACAGAGGCCGTCATGGCCGCTGCGTTTGCCCTGGCGTATACGTTGCAAGGGCTGTATTTCGTTCAAACGGTGGGCCTGACGCCCTTTCAGTTGCTGCTGGTGGGCGCGGCGCTGGAACTGTCGGCGTTTCTGCTGGAGGTCCCCACGGGCGTGCTGGCCGACGCCTTTTCGCGCAAGTGGTCAGTGGTGCTGGGCTGCGCGGCGCTGGGTATTGCCATGCTGCTGGTGGGCTCGTTTCCGGTGTTCGGCGTCATTCTGGCGGCGCAGGTGGTGAGTGCTTTGGGCTACACCTGCCTCAGCGGCGCGCAGGAAGCGTGGCTGGCCGACGAACTGGGCGAGGACCGGCTGGGCGGCGCCCTGCTGCTGGGCGGGCAATATGCCCGCGTGGCCGGGGTGGGGGGCATTCTGGGCGCAGCGGGGCTGGCGGCCTTGGGCGGCCCTGCGCTGTGCATCGTGGTGGGCGGGGGCACGCTGCTGGCGCTGGCGGCGTTCCTGGCGCTGCGGATGCCGGAACAGGGCTTCACCCGCGCCGCTCCCGGCGAGCGGTCCACCTGGGCCAGTCTCACGGCCCCGCTGGTGCAGGGCGTGCGCGAGGTGCGGGGGCGTCCGGTGCTGACCCTGCTGATCGCGGCGGCGGCCCTGTACGGCGCCAGCACCGAGGCCCTGGACCGCCTGAACGAGTTTCTGCTGCTGCGCGAAACCGGCCTGCCGGGCGGGCTGAGCCCCGAGGGCTGGTTTATTGCCCTGGCGCTGACCGGGTCGCTGCTGGGGTGGGCGGTGCTGGAACCGCTGCGCCGCCGTCTGGACCTGGGCCAGCCCAGGCAGGTGGCGCGCACCCTGCGCGTGGTGCTGGGCCTGAGTGTGGCGGCGCTGCTGGCCTTTGCACTGGCCCCCAGTTTTGGGTGGGCGGCGGGCGCCCTGCTGCTTCACGGTGTGCTGCGCGGCCTGTACAGTCCGCTGTATTCGGCATGGCTGAACCAGGGCCTGCCCAGTGGCTCGCGCGCCACCATCAATTCCTTCGCTTCGCAGGCCGACGCCCTGGGACAGGTAAGCTGCGGGCCGCTGTTCGGGCTGGCGGGCAACCTGTGGGGCGTGCGCGCGGCGCTGGCCCTGGCGGCCTTGGTGCGCCTGCCTACCCTGGCCCTGCTGAGCCGCGCCGGGAAGGGTGAACTTCGGTGA